In Candidatus Babeliales bacterium, the genomic window TGACATGTTGCGCACACGCAACATAGTTGCGATAGAACAGATCTCAGAGGTTTGACTGCATTGTTGCAATAATTGCATAAAAGTAGAATGCAGCATTCGGGTATCATTATTTTCTATGCAATACATTATTTTTTTACGAGCTTGCTTGAATGCACGTCTACGCACTAAACGCGCAGAACTACCACTCAACACAATAAACTTTTCTAGTACTATTGGATAACCAATGTAAAAACATGGTATTAAAAACAATAGTTCAAACAACCACCACGGTAATGGTTGTCGTTGCGCAACAGGATACCACTGTCCAACCATATTAATATCCGCAATATCATCTTCAATCGCCACAGGTGTTTTGGCAACATGAACAACCGGTGTTGTATCTTTTTTTGCGCTCGTAACACCGGGCATAATCGATACAGCAAGTGGAGAAGTACGCAATGTTACATATGCGTTTCTTTCGACATCAAAATACGTAAAGAGTTGTTCTGGAACTTCACACTCTCCGCACTGCATTCCTTGCACAATAAATTCAAATCTTTTCTTTGGCAATTCATCAGCATGTGTTGATAGAATAATCGCACTGTTCGAATCATAATATTTTAGTGCTTTGGGCATTTTCAACTTTGGCGTTGCTATAGCTTGTAAATTACCAACCCCTTCAATTTCGAGAGTTAACACCATGCCTTCGCCTTCTTTTGCCATTCCAGGTTTTATTGCGGCAGAAATATACTCAAAAGAACCTACTGCATGAACTTCACCATCAAAGTGTGGCAGAGGCAAAACTTTAACCGTAGCCGCATTGGAGTACACTCGCTTGCGATCAACGCGATTATTCATAAAGAATAAAAACCCACCCAACAAGTGATTATTATCCTTACTTGGAATCTCATAATCAGCATTGTAGGCAGG contains:
- a CDS encoding BatD family protein — encoded protein: MVEKMGKIVGKFFICFVSCVVIFLDARVAMEIRTEGGAQNQVIVGQPFTIDVIVDDVYGSIQAPTIKGLQGFVTRLAGSYVSSINGKSTARYSYQVRIDTLGSYLLGPAVVTHQQQELVSNQLQIAVVKDLGIAAQKNKSNAETQTKAFLRLMVDTETVVVGQKMSCMLRFYYQDSSISLTNIGVPELSGFAIKETSKLETGVAEIDGSQYRYAQWRWDMYPTKPGEFIIPAYNADYEIPSKDNNHLLGGFLFFMNNRVDRKRVYSNAATVKVLPLPHFDGEVHAVGSFEYISAAIKPGMAKEGEGMVLTLEIEGVGNLQAIATPKLKMPKALKYYDSNSAIILSTHADELPKKRFEFIVQGMQCGECEVPEQLFTYFDVERNAYVTLRTSPLAVSIMPGVTSAKKDTTPVVHVAKTPVAIEDDIADINMVGQWYPVAQRQPLPWWLFELLFLIPCFYIGYPIVLEKFIVLSGSSARLVRRRAFKQARKKIMYCIENNDTRMLHSTFMQLLQQCSQTSEICSIATMLRVRNMSDEHINQWNGFFERITHAAYAQSDNKNADELCRMAKQWLERLEKII